One part of the Equus caballus isolate H_3958 breed thoroughbred chromosome 30, TB-T2T, whole genome shotgun sequence genome encodes these proteins:
- the TMEM183A gene encoding transmembrane protein 183A isoform X1, with protein sequence MARGPGPLGRPRPDAGAMPKRGKRLKFRAQDACSGRVTVADYANSDPAVVRSGRVKKAVANAVQQEVKSLCGLEASQVPAVEALSGAGEPCDIMDSSDEMDAQEESIHERTASRKKKSKRHKEDLDGAGGEEYPMDIWLLLAAYIRPEDIVNFSLICKNAWTVTCTAAFWTRLYRRHYTLDASLPLRLRPESMEKLRCLRACVIRSLYHMYEPFAARISKNPAIPESTPSTLKNSKCLLFWCRKIVGNRQEPMWEFNFKFKKQSPRVKSKCAGGLQPPIQYEDVHTNPDQDCCLLQVTTLNFIFIPIVMGMIFTLFTINVSTDMRHHRVRLVFQDSPVHNGRKPRSEQGVQVILDPVHSVRLFDWWHPQYPFSLRA encoded by the exons ATGGCCCGGGGTCCCGGCCCACTAGGCCGGCCTCGCCCCGACGCGGGCGCCATGCCCAAGAGAGGGAAGCGACTCAAGTTCCGGGCCCAGGACGCCTGCTCCGGTCGAG TTACCGTGGCCGACTACGCCAACTCGGATCCGGCCGTTGTGAGGTCCGGACGGGTCAAGAAAGCCGTGGCCAACGCTGTCCAGCAGGAAG taaaaTCTCTTTGTGGCTTGGAAGCCTCCCAGGTTCCGGCAGTGGAAGCTCTTTCTGGGGCCGGTGAGCCTTGTGACATCATGGACAGCAGTGATGAGATGGATGCCCAGGAGGAGAGCATCCATGAGAGAACTGcctccagaaaaaagaaaagcaagaggcACAAAG aagacctggatggggctggaggagaagaATATCCCATGGATATTTGGCTCTTGCTGGCCGCCTATATCCGTCCTGAGGACATTGTGAATTTTTCCCTGATTTGTAAGAACGCCTGGACTGTGACTTGTACTGCTGCCTTTTGGACCAGGTTGTACCGAAG GCACTACACGCTGGATGCCTCTCTGCCTTTGCGCCTGCGACCAGAGTCCATGGAGAAGCTGCGCTGTCTCCGGGCATGTGTGATCCGATCTCTGTACCATATGTATGAGCCATTTGCTGCTCGAATCTCCAAGAATCCAGCCATTCCAGAAAGCACGCCCAGCACATTAAAGAATTCCAAA TGCTTACTTTTCTGGTGCAGAAAGATTGTTGGGAACAGACAGGAACCAATGTGGGAGTTCAACTTCAAGTTCAAAAAACAG TCCCCTAGAGTGAAGAGCAAGTGTGCGGGAGGGTTGCAGCCTCCCATTCAGTATGAGGATGTTCACACTAACCCGGACCAGGACTGCTGCCTGCTGCAGGTCACCACTCTCAATTTCATCTTTATTCCCATCGTCATGGGAATGATATTCACCCTG TTTACTATCAATGTGAGTACGGACATGCGGCATCATCGAGTGAGACTGGTCTTCCAAGATTCTCCTGTCCATAATGGTCGGAAACCGCGCAGTGAACAGGGTGTGCAGGTCATCCTGGACCCCGTGCACAGCGTGCGACTCTTTGACTGGTGGCATCCTCAGTATCCGTTCTCCCTGAGAGCATAG
- the TMEM183A gene encoding transmembrane protein 183A isoform X2 — MARGPGPLGRPRPDAGAMPKRGKRLKFRAQDACSGRVTVADYANSDPAVVRSGRVKKAVANAVQQEVKSLCGLEASQVPAVEALSGAGEPCDIMDSSDEMDAQEESIHERTASRKKKSKRHKDLDGAGGEEYPMDIWLLLAAYIRPEDIVNFSLICKNAWTVTCTAAFWTRLYRRHYTLDASLPLRLRPESMEKLRCLRACVIRSLYHMYEPFAARISKNPAIPESTPSTLKNSKCLLFWCRKIVGNRQEPMWEFNFKFKKQSPRVKSKCAGGLQPPIQYEDVHTNPDQDCCLLQVTTLNFIFIPIVMGMIFTLFTINVSTDMRHHRVRLVFQDSPVHNGRKPRSEQGVQVILDPVHSVRLFDWWHPQYPFSLRA; from the exons ATGGCCCGGGGTCCCGGCCCACTAGGCCGGCCTCGCCCCGACGCGGGCGCCATGCCCAAGAGAGGGAAGCGACTCAAGTTCCGGGCCCAGGACGCCTGCTCCGGTCGAG TTACCGTGGCCGACTACGCCAACTCGGATCCGGCCGTTGTGAGGTCCGGACGGGTCAAGAAAGCCGTGGCCAACGCTGTCCAGCAGGAAG taaaaTCTCTTTGTGGCTTGGAAGCCTCCCAGGTTCCGGCAGTGGAAGCTCTTTCTGGGGCCGGTGAGCCTTGTGACATCATGGACAGCAGTGATGAGATGGATGCCCAGGAGGAGAGCATCCATGAGAGAACTGcctccagaaaaaagaaaagcaagaggcACAAAG acctggatggggctggaggagaagaATATCCCATGGATATTTGGCTCTTGCTGGCCGCCTATATCCGTCCTGAGGACATTGTGAATTTTTCCCTGATTTGTAAGAACGCCTGGACTGTGACTTGTACTGCTGCCTTTTGGACCAGGTTGTACCGAAG GCACTACACGCTGGATGCCTCTCTGCCTTTGCGCCTGCGACCAGAGTCCATGGAGAAGCTGCGCTGTCTCCGGGCATGTGTGATCCGATCTCTGTACCATATGTATGAGCCATTTGCTGCTCGAATCTCCAAGAATCCAGCCATTCCAGAAAGCACGCCCAGCACATTAAAGAATTCCAAA TGCTTACTTTTCTGGTGCAGAAAGATTGTTGGGAACAGACAGGAACCAATGTGGGAGTTCAACTTCAAGTTCAAAAAACAG TCCCCTAGAGTGAAGAGCAAGTGTGCGGGAGGGTTGCAGCCTCCCATTCAGTATGAGGATGTTCACACTAACCCGGACCAGGACTGCTGCCTGCTGCAGGTCACCACTCTCAATTTCATCTTTATTCCCATCGTCATGGGAATGATATTCACCCTG TTTACTATCAATGTGAGTACGGACATGCGGCATCATCGAGTGAGACTGGTCTTCCAAGATTCTCCTGTCCATAATGGTCGGAAACCGCGCAGTGAACAGGGTGTGCAGGTCATCCTGGACCCCGTGCACAGCGTGCGACTCTTTGACTGGTGGCATCCTCAGTATCCGTTCTCCCTGAGAGCATAG